Within Porites lutea chromosome 2, jaPorLute2.1, whole genome shotgun sequence, the genomic segment aataattgaaaTGAAAGTCTTGTTTTACTAAGtacaataatatttatattttctttcttttgtgaataaaaaacaataaacatgatgcaaagaaaagaaaactaagaataaatttaaaatacagCATATAAAGGGTGATGAGTAGAAAAATTCCAAGATGCCAAGGCCCTTGTTTAAAAAACCCAAAACTGTGGCAAAATATTGCGGacattaagacaaaaaaaggaTCTACAAATTGATGAAGACTCGTCACAACAGCTTCCCAATATTTCAAGATCAGCTTCAAGTTTTTTCTACCATTCCCTACCCctcataatatttattttaaaacttctGCAAGCACTTGCCAGTTCAATTCCAgtcactttctttgcacacaaCCCTTCTCAGTGAAGAAATTATTGATATGCCATCCTAAAAGGTGGAAAAGGGATGCAAAACAGACAACAATGAGTACATTTTAACTCTTTGTTATGAAAAGCCTTACAAAGTCAAAAGCTCATAAACTTAAGCattattgtttcaaattcaattcatttttattgatttcatcAGACGTAACTTGGTCCATACGTTTCCTTAAAAACTAGAGATTTTGGGAAAAGATCATATCATTTTCCCATGGATGATcatgttattaatttttatagccttttctcttgatgatgtatTGATATTAACCCTTTAGGTGCCAAGAGtgacaaacatcaattttctcctaacattGTCAATAtacaatcaagagaaaaggttgtgaGAATTGATAAAGTGATCACCAAACATAAAAagctttcatttttcaaattctcccaactaattcagtgaggaaatgtatagagatcagttgggagaatttgtatgcagatgttaaggcttaaagggttaagagaaaATATATGTTGGTCACCCTTTAGACTAAAAGGATTAAAAAAGACACTACAAATGATGATTTGTCCCAAGATTTGTTCGTGATTGTTAGCCTGAGACCAGGTTCCTTAGCAGGGAAAAAGGCAAGTGGTGAATTATAGTGCAAGAAAATCAGCAGGCAAGGCAAGCGGAGTAGGGGAATTATTCTCTCACTCAGTTCTTTGCTTTCTCTTCATTCGCCCTGCAATTTGCCCTTTTCGCCCAGCAAGGAGCTTGCCTGGTCCCAAGCTAGTGATTGTTAGCATCCACCACAGAGAAAACTAAACAtctggttaagtccatctgcgaGCCAGCACTGAAATCCTATTCTGGGACACCCCCAGCACAGAGGTCCTTTAGTTACAGAGCAATCACTGCTTGGAATTCTCTTATAAGTGAAGTAGCGAAAAATAGCGCAACACTCTCAGTTTTCAAGCGCGCAGTAAGTTCGTAACAATTTTTAGGATTAGAATTTTTAGAATaggttaatttatttatttgaatttagttttttatcatgatattattgtaatttttataagtagtttttatttgatttctaattattgtaaattaaatCGGAAGAGCCACTGGTTGGAGATTTAAtaaacttacttacttacttacttactctGGGCCCCAACCTGTGCTTCAGGAGTTTTAGTAcatgccatgattggcctgttaaaaaaacatGGTTGATTTGCCAATTAGgttgaaaagaaattcaaaatgcaatTCTGGTATTGTTCATCCAGGTGGCAGGCCAGACAAAGATCTCAGCACTGCTTCTCAGATGTTACTAACCAGGGCCAGATTAAGTCATCGAAGCAGGCCAATGACAATTGCTAATAAATTCCTCCTTACACATTATGGTGATTTATGAGTTTCCTATCTTTCACACGTTGCTCATTCTTCCATTTCTGCTGCTCTGAATACTTCCAAGACAAAGGGTCTGAcaaaatgtttttgcttttctaacTCACTGCGGAGCTTCTTGAGATCTGCAGGAATATTCTCAATCCTTCCAGATAAAATCATTCCCTTTTTGGCTGACAACCCCTCTTCAAATTTCTTGATCTTGACAGGAACTCTTGTGATGATGTGCAAAGCAAAGTACTTCCCTTTTACACTACGCCAGGATTTCAGAAGTACAATTTTAGCGAGCGGAAGTTTTTCTCCGCCAACAAGAGCTGAAGTTGTTATGTTCAAATCGACGATTTGGTTAAACTTGACTTTCAAGGAAACTCGAGGTGTGAAGAACGTCAGAGAATACGGTGAAGGTATTTTGGATTTTTTCAGGCATATATCCTCGCATGCTTGTTGAAGAAATACGGCAGCTGttattttcaaactgtattTCGTTCCAATGTTTTCGTTCTTGATTTCTAGGGGAGAGCATAGATATACTTGAAAAGTGGGGAGGAAAAGCACTGCCACCATAACTGGGAtcaacaacttcaaaaaacctCGTAGAGGTTTGAAGAAATATGCTGCGATCAACGGAATAATCAACGACCCCAAGACAACAAAAACGTTGGAGTGAGTTCCCAAAACGGAGCCAAGATTAGAAATAGCATCACTGCCGACAGCGAAAAGCCACGCCAGCGATGGAAAAACTAGGAGGCAAAGAAAGGCAAGGTTCTTGTAGGAAGACGATGAGTCTTCTTCAGACTTAGATCCGCCATCTTTGCTCTTTGAGTATCTTGGTCTAGTCCTTCTTTCGCTTGGATTTTCGCCTTCTCTTTTCACCATTACTACTTAGAAGAATCGTTGTTGATACCTTGTGTCTTTCTCCCTGACCCTTATggttaaataacaaaatggaCGTTCGATCTCAGAAAGTTTTAGCCATTGCTATAGTACTTTCAGCTGATGATATTGCACACCAAGGGAAGTGTTTGTTCTTGTAACACTCACGTGGCAACAGAACAAAAGATTCTGATAGAAGGGGATGGAGGGGAAACCGAGCCTTTTGTCTATCTTTACCCTACCTCCCCCCAGAAGTGCAAAGTTTTGTCGAGGTAGCGGCTACCAAGTAATCTTCGAAAAAGGCGCGAAGTGCTCGTTTCCAAAATGGCTTCCACAACAGAACGGACAATTTCGGCTTGTAATGGGCTTCAAATTTCCAAGGTTTCCAATAACTGGGCTGAAATAGCTTGGAGTTCTGATTTTTGTGAACCACTAGAGCTTCCAGATTTGCTAGAAAACTGCATAGTGGACCGTAAATATTACATCAACGAgctgcaaaatttgttgttaatTTCAAGGCAGTGGTCGCGAGGAAGTAGTAGCAGTTCAAATGATGGTGAGCTTTTGCTTTGATTAACTACAAAGTGAGCTGTTGATCGGAGCTTTGCTAGCcttttttttggtgaaatatAGAATGTATAGGGACAGGCCAGAGATATCAACGGGGCTCTCCGGGCTCTGTCTGAgcaaaaaagctttaaaacCACTTAGAGAGATTCCATGATGTAACAGTTTATCTCGTTttattcattggaacaagcaatTCGTGTGGTTAACCCTTTGAACCCCAAGAGTATCCAGCATCTGTTTTCTCCTAATAATATCGGTGCATCGTCGAGAGAAAAGGTCATGAGATTTTATAAAATGGTCAGCGAagggaaatgctttgatcttctatcaaattctttcaactaatttttttaaGTAAGTGTATGCAGACCAGTCCGGACAaattgtatgtggatattgggccTGAAAGGGTTGAAATATATAAGCAAGATCTTGGATGTTTACTCTCaaaaatagcctgagaaaacagctggtTTTCCgtgatgccaccactggtttccctgcgaaatgacgtcttAGAAACGAGCGCTgaaactacccagatctgggcagtgcttctgattggtcgtgccgcttggaaaatttgcttcaaccaaacAGAAGCACAACCCAGTGACACTTAGTCAGTACcatggaacctcgatataacgaacctctatgtAACGAAGTCCCTGGTATaatgaacaattttctttaccccagtaattgTAAAATATATAGAAAAGAACCTTGTTTTAATGAAGCCTCGTTATAGCAaacacattttgccagtcccttggcccttcgttaaatcgaggttccaccgtatagaatttctgtgcttgtttctcagacatcgcaaaatgtcggctgcaTTCTAAGGTTATCTCAAAAACACTGGTCGTGAATGGCCACAGACCTACAAGGTTAAAGGTGGTGCCAGTGAGGTTATAGCCTTTTTAGCCAGGGTGGAGTGACAGTCTTATGTTTTGCAAGACCTAGTATGCATGGTTTCTAAACAAAGCCTGACCCATACTACacatttttctattattttacaAACTACTGTTTAGGATTTTTCTCTAGTTGCAGGGCTGTGccctagcagagcccggtggtccctggcgcctaacttttgccctcgggcgactaaaaaaaatctcagatttttcttaCAAATCATATGCCGGGCACCCTAggttttacagtttcagagcactgggctcccttcaattttcgtTATAGCGCAGCCTTGAATTGTGAATTTCCACTCTCACCGCCTTGGAGACAGTGACAGACTCAAATTAATAATATTGATTTCATTGCGAACTTGAGGCTGGGATGGAGGGTCATTTGAGTAGTGTCAACATGACAGTGTCAAAATACAGTATATataatgttgtagttaattttttatctttttatttttctattggttttgggtatggtaatgtatgctaaagaatttgaaacaaaggaaaaataaaaattaactgacaGTACTTGAGGCCAATGAGGAAAATTAATTGACTCTGGTATTAAGTTGATGAGTATAAGAATACGTATTATTCTTTTAtgatttgtaatttttctttttttttttctttgatttccagGA encodes:
- the LOC140928800 gene encoding uncharacterized protein → MVKREGENPSERRTRPRYSKSKDGGSKSEEDSSSSYKNLAFLCLLVFPSLAWLFAVGSDAISNLGSVLGTHSNVFVVLGSLIIPLIAAYFFKPLRGFLKLLIPVMVAVLFLPTFQVYLCSPLEIKNENIGTKYSLKITAAVFLQQACEDICLKKSKIPSPYSLTFFTPRVSLKVKFNQIVDLNITTSALVGGEKLPLAKIVLLKSWRSVKGKYFALHIITRVPVKIKKFEEGLSAKKGMILSGRIENIPADLKKLRSELEKQKHFVRPFVLEVFRAAEMEE